One window from the genome of Acinetobacter sp. LoGeW2-3 encodes:
- the guaB gene encoding IMP dehydrogenase, translating to MLTIVQDALTFDDVLLLPAYSTVLPKDVSLKTRLTRGINLNIPLVSAAMDTVTESRMAIAMAQNGGIGILHKNMDIAAQAAEVRRVKKFEAGMVKDPIIVTPETTVRELIALTQANNISGVPVVKDGKVVGIVTGRDTRFETNLEQPVSNIMTGQDRLVTVREGESKENIQALLQKHRIEKVLVVNEQQELKGLITVTDFRKAESYPNSCKDDLGRLRVGAAVGTGAETPSRVEALVEAGVDVIVVDTAHGHSAGVIERVRWVKQNFPQVQVIGGNIATGDAALALLDAGADAVKVGIGPGSICTTRIVAGIGMPQISAIDSVANALKEQIPLIADGGIRFSGDMAKAIGAGASTIMVGSLLAGTEEAPGEVEFFQGRYYKAYRGMGSLGAMAGATGSADRYFQDSKAGAEKLVPEGIEGRVPYKGPMGNIVHQMMGGLRSSMGYTGSATIEDLRQNAKFVKITSAGMSESHVHDVTITKEAPNYRVG from the coding sequence ATGTTGACCATCGTTCAAGACGCGTTAACCTTCGATGATGTCCTATTACTCCCTGCCTACTCTACTGTTCTCCCAAAAGATGTCTCTCTAAAGACACGCCTGACTCGCGGCATTAACCTGAATATTCCTCTTGTGTCTGCAGCTATGGATACGGTGACTGAATCCCGTATGGCGATTGCGATGGCGCAAAATGGTGGTATCGGTATTCTGCACAAGAACATGGATATTGCTGCACAGGCTGCTGAAGTACGTCGTGTGAAGAAATTCGAAGCGGGTATGGTGAAAGATCCAATCATCGTTACTCCAGAAACTACTGTTCGTGAATTGATCGCTTTAACACAGGCAAACAACATCAGTGGTGTGCCTGTTGTTAAAGATGGCAAAGTGGTTGGTATCGTGACAGGTCGTGATACACGCTTTGAAACCAATCTTGAGCAACCAGTCAGCAACATCATGACTGGTCAGGATCGTCTGGTAACAGTTCGCGAAGGTGAATCGAAAGAAAATATCCAGGCCTTACTGCAAAAACACCGTATCGAAAAAGTTCTGGTTGTAAATGAACAGCAAGAACTGAAAGGTTTGATCACGGTTACAGATTTCCGCAAAGCTGAAAGCTATCCAAACAGCTGTAAAGACGACCTCGGCCGCCTACGCGTGGGTGCTGCAGTCGGTACTGGCGCAGAAACTCCAAGCCGTGTTGAAGCATTGGTAGAAGCTGGTGTAGACGTGATCGTGGTAGATACTGCGCATGGCCATTCTGCTGGTGTAATTGAACGTGTACGTTGGGTAAAACAAAACTTCCCACAAGTTCAAGTGATCGGCGGTAACATTGCTACTGGTGATGCTGCGCTTGCACTTCTAGATGCTGGTGCAGATGCTGTTAAAGTCGGTATCGGTCCTGGTTCAATCTGTACTACGCGTATCGTAGCCGGTATTGGTATGCCACAGATCTCTGCGATCGACTCTGTTGCGAATGCATTGAAAGAGCAGATTCCATTGATTGCTGATGGTGGTATTCGTTTCTCTGGTGATATGGCGAAAGCGATTGGTGCTGGTGCAAGCACAATCATGGTCGGTTCACTATTGGCTGGTACTGAAGAAGCTCCAGGTGAAGTTGAATTCTTCCAGGGCCGTTACTACAAAGCATACCGTGGTATGGGTTCATTGGGTGCGATGGCCGGTGCGACAGGTTCTGCAGACCGTTACTTCCAGGACTCTAAAGCAGGTGCTGAGAAACTGGTTCCAGAAGGTATTGAAGGTCGTGTACCTTACAAAGGTCCAATGGGCAATATCGTGCATCAAATGATGGGCGGTCTGCGTTCATCTATGGGTTATACCGGTTCTGCAACGATTGAAGATCTTCGTCAAAATGCCAAGTTTGTGAAAATCACTTCTGCGGGTATGTCTGAATCTCATGTGCATGACGTGACAATTACTAAGGAAGCGCCAAACTATCGCGTTGGCTAA
- a CDS encoding YkgJ family cysteine cluster protein has product MLSQVPTQDACLSCGACCAYFRVSFYWAEGIPMPEHYTEPLTPVYSCMAGTNQKNPRCVVLEGKIGEQVSCGMYELRSTTCKEVQVADAQCNKARIAHNMLPFIQIEADEADNDDNFERVS; this is encoded by the coding sequence ATGTTGTCTCAAGTTCCAACACAGGATGCATGTTTAAGTTGTGGCGCATGTTGCGCTTATTTTAGGGTATCGTTCTACTGGGCAGAGGGCATTCCGATGCCCGAACACTATACGGAGCCACTTACCCCGGTCTATTCATGCATGGCAGGGACGAATCAGAAAAATCCGCGTTGTGTTGTGCTAGAAGGCAAGATTGGTGAGCAGGTGAGTTGTGGCATGTATGAGTTACGCAGCACTACGTGTAAGGAAGTCCAGGTTGCCGACGCCCAATGTAATAAAGCCCGCATTGCCCATAATATGCTGCCTTTCATCCAGATTGAGGCAGATGAAGCGGACAATGATGATAATTTTGAACGCGTCAGCTAA
- a CDS encoding MBL fold metallo-hydrolase produces MAFERTTSQVLFDDGIHKCISFTSLVKGEGVQANQFLIIDNNRAAVLDPGGDLTYVPLTMELNKYTRLANLDYVMASHQDPDIITSMPRWLVYTDAKVVASKLWARFLPHLNSAFMSDRMKGNWLDRLVELPDHGQIIKLGNSNIVAVPAHFLHSVGNFQFYDPIAKILFSGDMGASMVEDASRPLENFAAHIPKMKGFHQRYMCNNKVIRLWVQMVRTMDVEMIVPQHGTPFVGQEQINQFLDWIETLECGTDLMDETVFTCPE; encoded by the coding sequence ATGGCTTTTGAACGTACCACATCACAGGTTTTATTTGATGATGGCATCCATAAATGCATTAGTTTTACCAGCCTGGTAAAAGGCGAAGGCGTTCAGGCTAACCAGTTTTTAATTATTGATAATAACCGTGCTGCGGTACTGGATCCGGGTGGTGACCTGACCTATGTGCCGCTGACCATGGAACTGAATAAATATACCCGTCTGGCGAATCTGGACTATGTCATGGCTTCGCATCAAGATCCAGATATCATCACCTCGATGCCACGCTGGTTGGTCTATACCGATGCCAAAGTGGTGGCATCCAAACTCTGGGCACGTTTCTTGCCACACCTGAACTCGGCTTTCATGAGTGACCGTATGAAAGGTAACTGGCTGGATCGTCTGGTGGAGTTGCCGGACCATGGTCAGATCATTAAATTGGGTAATTCCAATATTGTGGCAGTTCCTGCACATTTCCTGCATTCAGTGGGTAATTTCCAGTTCTATGATCCAATTGCCAAAATCCTGTTCTCAGGCGATATGGGCGCATCCATGGTTGAAGATGCGTCACGTCCACTGGAAAACTTTGCTGCACATATTCCGAAAATGAAAGGTTTCCATCAGCGCTATATGTGTAATAACAAAGTGATTCGTCTTTGGGTGCAGATGGTACGGACCATGGATGTGGAAATGATCGTGCCGCAGCACGGTACGCCATTTGTGGGGCAGGAGCAGATCAATCAATTCCTGGACTGGATTGAAACCTTGGAATGTGGCACTGATTTGATGGATGAAACAGTATTTACCTGCCCGGAATAA
- a CDS encoding TMEM165/GDT1 family protein produces the protein MYEFLLSTAIVALAEMGDKTQLLALLLAARFRKPVPILVAILLATVINHGLSAALGQWVTTVLSPDVLLWIVSIGFIAMAIWMLIPDELGDESSSISKWQKFGVFGATFILFFLAEIGDKTQIATVALAARFDSVLWVMMGTTVGMMIANAPAVFIGDKLANRLPISLIHKIGALIFLLIGIGTLLKHYYF, from the coding sequence ATGTACGAATTCCTCCTGTCGACGGCCATCGTAGCGCTTGCTGAAATGGGCGATAAGACCCAATTGCTTGCCTTGCTTCTTGCTGCACGTTTTAGAAAACCTGTTCCGATCTTGGTTGCCATCCTGTTAGCGACCGTCATTAACCATGGTCTGTCTGCTGCTCTAGGTCAATGGGTTACAACGGTCCTTAGTCCAGATGTGTTGTTATGGATTGTTTCAATTGGCTTTATTGCCATGGCAATCTGGATGTTGATTCCGGATGAACTTGGTGATGAAAGTTCAAGTATCAGCAAATGGCAAAAATTCGGGGTATTTGGTGCGACCTTTATCCTATTTTTCTTAGCGGAAATTGGTGACAAAACCCAGATCGCAACTGTGGCTTTAGCAGCACGTTTTGACAGTGTACTTTGGGTCATGATGGGAACCACTGTCGGTATGATGATTGCCAATGCACCTGCAGTATTTATTGGAGATAAACTGGCAAACCGCTTGCCAATTTCGCTGATTCATAAAATTGGTGCCTTGATCTTCCTATTGATTGGTATTGGCACGCTGCTCAAACATTATTATTTCTAA
- a CDS encoding 2-oxo acid dehydrogenase subunit E2, protein MQITTPDIGVDKATVAEILVKVGDTIAIDESIVLLESDKASVEVPSTSAGVVKSILVNQGDEVSEGAVLIELQAEDDANAVETQQADASDKTSENTPTSLSDDEILQEVASHQPGAASSQNSAPATNSGASATVEVQVPDIGVEKALVGEILVQVGDEITVDQSIVVVESDKATVEVPSTVDGIVEAISIKEGDTVKEGVVILTVKTTGSAPATQQAAPQAEKAPEQAALEAKAETAAQAPAAPAGDVEVKVPDLGVDKAAVAEILVQVGDKVEKDQSIIVVESDKATVEVPSTTAGTIKAIHVELGQNVSEGVALLTIEVEGQAAPAAAPAAKAEAPAAKAAPAPTAAPKAETATAPATHSADKLTKEQNAANAKVYAGPAVRKLARELGVVLAEVKASGPHARLMKEDLFAYVKDRLTAPQAAPAPAAAVAPAGLPKLPDFTAFGGVEEKALTRLQQVSIPQLSLNNYIPQVTQFDAADITELEAWRNELKGNFKKEGISLTIMAFIIKAVAYLLKEEREFAGHLSDDGKSVLLRNEIHMGIAVATPDGLTVPVLRNPDQKSIKQIAVELGVLGQKARDKKLSPKDLQGANFTITSLGSIGGTAFTPLVNWPQVAILGISPATMQPVWNGESFDPRLMLPLSLSYDHRVINGADAARFTNKLTKLLRDIRTLLI, encoded by the coding sequence ATGCAAATTACGACTCCTGATATTGGTGTAGATAAGGCAACCGTTGCTGAAATTCTGGTGAAAGTGGGTGACACCATTGCCATCGATGAAAGTATTGTGCTGCTGGAATCGGACAAAGCCTCTGTTGAAGTGCCTAGCACTTCAGCAGGCGTGGTGAAAAGTATTCTGGTCAATCAGGGTGATGAAGTTTCTGAAGGTGCAGTATTGATTGAGCTGCAGGCTGAAGATGATGCTAATGCTGTAGAAACCCAGCAAGCTGATGCTTCAGACAAAACTTCAGAAAATACCCCAACCTCATTATCTGATGATGAAATCTTGCAGGAAGTGGCTTCACATCAGCCAGGCGCTGCTAGTTCACAAAATTCAGCGCCTGCGACTAACAGTGGTGCATCTGCGACAGTTGAAGTGCAAGTACCAGACATCGGAGTAGAAAAAGCGCTCGTCGGTGAAATTCTGGTGCAGGTCGGTGATGAAATCACGGTTGATCAAAGTATCGTAGTGGTTGAATCTGATAAAGCGACCGTCGAAGTGCCAAGTACGGTGGATGGTATTGTAGAAGCCATTTCAATCAAGGAAGGCGATACGGTTAAAGAAGGTGTAGTTATCCTGACGGTGAAAACTACAGGTTCAGCACCGGCTACTCAGCAAGCAGCTCCTCAAGCTGAAAAAGCACCTGAACAAGCCGCACTTGAAGCCAAAGCTGAAACAGCAGCACAAGCTCCTGCAGCGCCTGCTGGTGATGTGGAAGTGAAAGTACCAGACTTGGGTGTCGATAAGGCTGCAGTTGCTGAAATTCTGGTTCAAGTCGGTGATAAGGTCGAGAAAGACCAAAGCATCATCGTGGTGGAATCGGATAAGGCAACTGTGGAAGTGCCAAGCACCACTGCAGGTACCATCAAGGCGATTCATGTTGAACTGGGTCAGAATGTTTCCGAAGGCGTGGCATTACTTACCATTGAGGTGGAAGGTCAGGCAGCACCCGCTGCGGCTCCAGCAGCTAAAGCAGAAGCGCCTGCAGCCAAAGCAGCACCTGCACCCACGGCGGCACCAAAAGCAGAAACTGCTACTGCACCTGCTACACATAGTGCAGATAAGCTCACCAAAGAGCAGAATGCTGCCAATGCCAAAGTCTATGCTGGCCCTGCGGTACGTAAGCTGGCACGTGAACTCGGTGTGGTATTGGCAGAAGTGAAAGCTTCTGGTCCACATGCGCGTTTAATGAAAGAAGATCTGTTTGCTTATGTAAAAGATCGTCTGACTGCACCGCAAGCAGCACCTGCGCCAGCGGCAGCTGTAGCACCTGCAGGTTTACCGAAATTACCTGACTTCACTGCCTTCGGTGGTGTAGAAGAAAAAGCGCTAACACGTCTGCAGCAAGTGTCGATTCCGCAGTTGTCTTTAAATAATTACATTCCGCAAGTGACCCAGTTTGATGCAGCAGACATCACTGAACTGGAAGCATGGCGTAATGAGCTGAAAGGCAACTTCAAGAAAGAAGGCATCAGCCTGACTATCATGGCCTTCATCATCAAAGCTGTGGCGTATCTACTCAAAGAAGAGCGTGAGTTTGCGGGTCACCTGTCTGATGATGGAAAATCAGTGTTGCTACGTAATGAAATCCATATGGGCATCGCCGTAGCGACTCCAGATGGTCTGACAGTTCCTGTACTTCGTAACCCGGATCAGAAATCGATTAAACAGATCGCAGTTGAACTGGGCGTGTTAGGTCAGAAAGCACGTGACAAGAAGCTGTCACCGAAAGATCTGCAAGGTGCGAACTTCACCATCACCAGCTTAGGCTCAATTGGTGGTACAGCATTTACGCCATTGGTGAACTGGCCACAAGTAGCGATCCTCGGTATTTCTCCAGCGACCATGCAACCGGTATGGAATGGTGAAAGCTTCGATCCACGCCTAATGCTGCCATTGTCATTGTCTTATGACCACCGCGTGATTAACGGTGCAGATGCAGCACGCTTTACCAATAAGCTGACCAAACTGTTAAGAGATATTCGTACGCTCTTGATCTAA
- the aceE gene encoding pyruvate dehydrogenase (acetyl-transferring), homodimeric type — translation MAFYGDTDAQETQEWQDAFDSVLQHMGTERAAFLLEKLYQRAIAKHVPIQRLNTPYLNTISVEEQPPMPGDQDMERRIRALIRWNALAMVLRANKTGDDLGGHLASFASSATLYDVGFNHFFRANNDSFGGDMIYYQGHCAPGIYARSFLEGRLTEDHLNNFRREVGGKGLPSYPHPYLMPDYWQFPTVSMGLGPIMSIYQAHIQKYLMNRGLIKEEDRKVWAYLGDGEMDEPESLGAISLAGREKLDNLIWVVNCNLQRLDGPVRGNGKIIQELESLFRGAGWRVIKVVWGRHWDPLLDKDETGALKAIMEEAVDGDFQRYQVKGGAYARAHFFGKYPEAEALVKDLSDEDIDNLNRGGHDPYKVFAAYAEATKAKGQPTVILAKTVKGYGLSDEIEAVNKTHQIKKMQLESLKYVRNRFNLPFTDEQLEEIPFYRPSENSPEIKYMKARREALGGYLPARRKESESLPIPELSVFDSVLKGSNGKEQSTTMVMVRLISSLLKEKAIKDRVVPIVPDEARTFGLEGMFRQLGIYAAHGQKYTPEDQEQLMHYREAKDGHMLQEGINEAGAMSAWAALATSYSTNNLPMIPMYMYYSMFGFQRIGDIAWAAGDAQAQGFLLGATAGRTTLNGEGLQHQDGHSHILANTIPNCVSYDPCFGYELAVIVHDGLQRMYVNQERVFYYLTVMNENYAHPEMPQGVEEGIKRGMYLLEEDEKATVQLLGSGVILREVIKAAKILREEYQIHSNVFSVTSFNELARDGMACEEYNRLHPLAEEAKEAWVSQQLRGKDGIVVSATDHMRAYSEQIRAYLPDNRPFVALGTDGYGRSDTRGNLRSYFGVDAAHIVVATLKKLADEGEVDPRLVKDAISSFELDTDRPVAWAPQATPELHAVADYKEEN, via the coding sequence ATGGCGTTTTATGGCGATACAGACGCGCAAGAAACTCAGGAATGGCAGGACGCTTTTGACTCTGTTTTGCAACACATGGGCACTGAGCGTGCGGCTTTTTTATTGGAAAAACTTTATCAGCGCGCGATTGCTAAGCATGTTCCCATTCAGCGTTTAAATACTCCTTACTTAAATACGATTTCTGTTGAAGAACAACCACCTATGCCAGGTGACCAGGACATGGAGCGCCGTATTCGTGCGCTAATCCGCTGGAATGCACTGGCGATGGTACTTCGAGCAAACAAAACTGGCGATGATCTGGGCGGCCACCTGGCCAGCTTCGCGTCATCAGCAACCTTATACGATGTTGGCTTTAACCATTTCTTCCGTGCCAATAACGACAGCTTCGGCGGCGACATGATCTACTATCAAGGTCACTGTGCGCCAGGCATCTATGCCCGTTCTTTCCTTGAAGGTCGTTTGACCGAAGACCATTTAAATAATTTCCGTCGTGAAGTGGGCGGTAAAGGTCTGCCTTCATATCCACACCCGTACTTAATGCCGGATTACTGGCAGTTCCCAACTGTATCCATGGGTTTAGGCCCAATCATGTCAATCTATCAGGCGCATATTCAGAAATACCTGATGAACCGTGGCCTGATCAAAGAAGAAGATCGTAAGGTCTGGGCTTACCTGGGTGATGGCGAGATGGACGAGCCAGAAAGCTTGGGTGCGATCTCATTAGCTGGTCGTGAAAAACTGGACAACCTGATCTGGGTGGTGAACTGTAACTTGCAGCGTCTGGATGGTCCGGTACGTGGTAATGGCAAGATCATTCAGGAACTTGAATCATTGTTCCGTGGTGCAGGTTGGCGCGTGATTAAAGTCGTTTGGGGTCGTCATTGGGATCCGCTACTGGACAAAGACGAAACTGGTGCATTAAAAGCGATTATGGAAGAAGCCGTGGATGGTGACTTCCAGCGTTATCAAGTGAAGGGTGGTGCGTATGCGCGTGCACACTTCTTTGGTAAATATCCTGAAGCAGAAGCGTTGGTCAAAGACTTAAGCGATGAAGATATTGATAATCTGAATCGTGGTGGCCACGACCCGTACAAGGTATTCGCGGCTTATGCAGAAGCGACTAAGGCCAAAGGTCAGCCAACAGTTATTCTGGCGAAAACTGTAAAAGGTTATGGTCTGTCTGACGAAATTGAAGCGGTGAATAAAACGCATCAAATCAAGAAAATGCAGCTGGAATCATTAAAATACGTACGTAACCGTTTCAACCTGCCATTTACTGATGAGCAATTGGAAGAAATTCCATTCTATCGTCCAAGTGAAAACTCGCCTGAAATTAAATATATGAAGGCACGTCGTGAGGCACTCGGTGGTTATCTGCCAGCACGTCGTAAAGAGAGTGAGTCTTTACCGATTCCTGAGCTTTCTGTATTTGACAGTGTACTGAAAGGTTCAAACGGTAAAGAACAGTCAACCACCATGGTGATGGTGCGTCTGATTTCATCTCTTCTGAAAGAAAAAGCGATTAAAGACCGTGTCGTACCAATCGTACCAGATGAAGCGCGTACTTTCGGTCTGGAAGGAATGTTCCGTCAGCTCGGTATTTATGCCGCGCACGGTCAAAAATATACCCCTGAAGACCAAGAACAGCTGATGCATTACCGTGAAGCCAAAGATGGTCACATGCTACAGGAAGGGATTAACGAAGCTGGTGCGATGAGTGCCTGGGCAGCGTTGGCAACCAGTTATTCAACCAATAATCTGCCAATGATCCCGATGTACATGTACTACTCGATGTTCGGCTTCCAGCGTATTGGTGATATTGCTTGGGCTGCGGGTGATGCGCAGGCGCAGGGCTTTCTGTTAGGTGCAACAGCTGGTCGTACCACATTGAATGGTGAAGGCTTACAACATCAGGATGGTCACTCACATATTCTGGCCAATACTATTCCGAACTGTGTGTCTTATGACCCATGCTTTGGTTATGAGCTTGCAGTGATCGTGCATGATGGTCTGCAACGTATGTATGTGAACCAAGAGCGTGTGTTCTATTACCTGACTGTGATGAACGAGAACTACGCGCATCCAGAAATGCCGCAAGGCGTTGAAGAAGGCATCAAGCGTGGTATGTACCTGCTTGAAGAAGATGAAAAAGCCACTGTTCAATTACTGGGTTCAGGTGTGATCCTGCGCGAAGTGATTAAAGCAGCGAAGATTTTGCGTGAAGAATATCAAATTCATTCAAATGTCTTCAGTGTGACCAGCTTTAACGAACTGGCACGTGATGGTATGGCATGTGAAGAATACAACCGTTTGCATCCGCTGGCTGAAGAAGCGAAAGAAGCTTGGGTATCTCAGCAGCTGCGTGGCAAAGACGGTATCGTGGTATCAGCGACCGACCACATGCGCGCATACAGCGAACAGATCCGTGCTTACCTGCCAGATAACCGCCCATTCGTTGCTTTAGGTACTGATGGTTATGGACGTTCGGATACACGTGGCAACCTACGTAGCTACTTCGGTGTCGATGCGGCTCACATCGTAGTTGCAACTCTGAAAAAGCTGGCAGATGAAGGTGAAGTTGATCCACGTCTAGTAAAAGATGCAATTTCTAGCTTCGAGCTGGATACTGATCGTCCGGTGGCATGGGCGCCACAAGCAACACCTGAGCTACATGCTGTTGCTGACTACAAAGAGGAGAACTAA
- a CDS encoding M23 family metallopeptidase: MHLRRILLAFSLATSAASVAFADLVDLNQESGSVDRLEQLTRTLAQGAYTQSEDVYIPAETKLNVQLREKPVELNNATIEKKYGASKSKSSTSFSSSPYSWLVAHPLPNLKRVSSDFGGRTMNGRAENHSGLDMSAPSGTPIYATGPGIVTKSGWGTGYGQYVEINHGNGYLTRYAHASRLIARVGDQVQAGEHIANVGCTGRCTGPHLHYEVVKDGQRKNPSTYLAMLP; this comes from the coding sequence ATGCATTTGCGACGTATTTTGTTGGCATTTTCCCTAGCGACTTCAGCTGCTTCAGTAGCATTCGCAGATTTAGTGGATCTAAATCAGGAAAGTGGTTCCGTCGATCGTCTTGAGCAGCTTACACGGACTTTGGCACAGGGCGCTTATACACAATCAGAAGATGTTTATATCCCTGCTGAAACTAAATTAAACGTTCAGCTCCGTGAGAAGCCAGTTGAGCTCAACAATGCAACGATTGAGAAAAAATACGGCGCTTCTAAATCTAAATCTTCTACAAGTTTTTCATCTTCTCCATATTCTTGGTTAGTTGCACATCCTTTGCCAAACCTGAAACGTGTAAGCTCTGACTTTGGTGGTCGTACCATGAATGGCCGTGCTGAAAACCATTCTGGTCTAGATATGTCTGCCCCAAGCGGTACACCAATCTATGCAACTGGTCCTGGTATTGTGACCAAATCTGGCTGGGGTACAGGTTATGGCCAATACGTAGAAATTAATCACGGTAATGGTTACCTGACTCGCTATGCTCACGCTTCGCGTTTAATCGCACGCGTAGGTGATCAGGTGCAAGCGGGTGAGCATATTGCCAATGTAGGCTGTACAGGTCGTTGTACCGGTCCGCATTTACACTATGAAGTAGTAAAAGACGGTCAGCGTAAGAATCCTTCAACTTATCTTGCCATGCTGCCATAA
- a CDS encoding DciA family protein yields MSEPVNVFQQTRKHIKTGNFSFLSSQVAAWQKLTKLIQPLLPQPEQWQVVCYQNGVLTITGENQAMISQLAYLQKQYVSQLSQISELKDLTKLQVCLRNPSKTPLLTEKSERALSPETQDILRSAADFITDPKLSQALLRLASNKK; encoded by the coding sequence ATGTCTGAACCTGTCAACGTTTTTCAACAAACAAGAAAACACATAAAAACAGGAAACTTCTCGTTTCTCTCGTCACAAGTTGCTGCATGGCAGAAACTTACAAAACTCATTCAACCTTTACTACCCCAACCGGAACAGTGGCAGGTTGTCTGCTATCAAAATGGTGTGTTGACGATTACTGGTGAAAACCAGGCTATGATTTCTCAGTTGGCCTATTTACAGAAGCAATACGTTTCACAACTCTCTCAAATTAGCGAATTAAAGGACTTAACCAAACTGCAAGTGTGTTTACGAAATCCATCCAAAACACCTTTGCTTACAGAAAAATCCGAAAGAGCCTTAAGTCCAGAAACACAGGATATACTCCGTAGTGCTGCTGACTTTATAACCGACCCTAAGCTTAGCCAAGCTTTACTACGTTTGGCAAGCAATAAAAAATAA
- the lpxC gene encoding UDP-3-O-acyl-N-acetylglucosamine deacetylase: MLKQRTLKRVVKASGIGLHSGQKVMINFVPHHADGGIVFRRIDLNPPVDIPANAMLIQEAFMCSNLVQENAKVGTIEHVMSAIAGLGIDNLIIEVSASEVPIMDGSAGPFIYLLMQGGLQELDAPKKFIKIIKPVEALIDDKRAAFSPHEGFQLNFTIDFDHPAFKKEYQSATIDFSTETFVYEVSEARTFGFMKDLDYLKANNLALGASLENAIGVDETGVVNEEGLRFSDEFVRHKILDAVGDLYLMGHQIIAKFDGYKSGHALNNQLLRNVSSDPDSYQIVTFDDIETCPIPYVNVT; this comes from the coding sequence ATGTTGAAACAGCGTACCCTGAAACGTGTCGTGAAAGCGAGCGGGATCGGTCTTCATAGTGGGCAGAAAGTCATGATTAACTTCGTGCCACACCATGCCGATGGGGGAATTGTGTTTCGACGCATCGATCTGAATCCACCGGTTGACATTCCAGCTAATGCCATGCTGATCCAGGAAGCCTTCATGTGCTCAAATCTGGTTCAGGAAAATGCCAAGGTGGGGACTATTGAGCACGTGATGAGTGCCATTGCCGGTTTAGGGATCGACAACCTGATTATTGAAGTTTCTGCTTCTGAAGTGCCGATCATGGACGGCAGTGCGGGTCCATTTATCTACCTGCTGATGCAAGGCGGACTTCAGGAACTGGATGCACCGAAGAAATTTATTAAGATTATTAAGCCTGTAGAAGCACTCATTGATGATAAGCGTGCAGCTTTCAGTCCGCATGAAGGCTTCCAGTTGAATTTCACCATCGATTTTGATCATCCTGCTTTTAAGAAAGAATACCAGTCTGCCACTATCGATTTCTCGACTGAAACCTTCGTATATGAGGTTAGTGAAGCACGTACTTTTGGTTTTATGAAGGATCTGGACTATCTGAAAGCCAATAATTTGGCGCTTGGTGCAAGTCTGGAAAATGCCATTGGTGTGGATGAAACTGGAGTAGTAAACGAAGAAGGACTACGTTTTTCAGATGAATTCGTTCGCCATAAGATTTTAGATGCTGTGGGCGATTTGTATCTGATGGGACACCAGATTATTGCTAAGTTTGACGGTTACAAATCTGGACATGCCTTAAATAACCAGCTTTTGCGTAATGTCAGCAGCGATCCAGACAGTTATCAAATTGTAACATTTGATGACATTGAAACTTGTCCAATTCCTTATGTGAATGTGACATAA